A single Lolium perenne isolate Kyuss_39 chromosome 6, Kyuss_2.0, whole genome shotgun sequence DNA region contains:
- the LOC127305997 gene encoding nitrate reductase [NAD(P)H] — MAASVDYKRQVSTHPWPSNAQPKGAFDLFSSSNSGGRRRPGPDSDSDDEDSIPPDWRSLYSPRLDVEPSVKDPRDEATSDAWVKRHPALVRLTGKHPFNSEPPLPRLMSHGFITPAPLHYVRNHGAVPKADWSTWTIEVTGLVKRPCRITMEQLATEFEAVELPVTLVCAGNRRKEQNMVRQSAGFNWGPGAVSTSVWRGARLRDVLRRCRVMGEAAGADNVCFEGAEDLPGGGGCKYGTSLRRAVAMDPARDVILAYMQNGEPLAPDHGFPVRLIVPGFIGGRMVKWVKRILVACNESESYYHYRDNRVLPSHVDAELANAEAWWYKPECMINELNINSVIATPGHDEVLPINALTTQKPYTMKGYAYSGGGRKVTRVEVTLDGGETWQVCDLDHPERPTKYGKYWCWCFWSVDVEVLDLMGAKEIAVRAWDEALNTQPEKLIWNLMGMMNNCWFRVKINVCRPHKGEIGLVFEHPTQPGNQSGGWMARQKHIQTTSETTQGTLKRSTSTPFMATASTQYTMSEVRRHASKESAWIVVHGHVYDCTGFLKDHPGGADSILINAGSDCTEEFDAIHSAKARGLLEMYRVGELVVTGPDYVSPQSSHADLTAIVEAPPSAPEAPPVSTVALSNPREKVPCRLVGKKNVSDNVRLFRLALPSPDQKLGLPVGKHVYVCASIGGKLCMRAYTPTSSVEEVGHVELLIKIYFKDEDPKFPAGGLLSQYLDSLPLGAPVSIKGPVGHIEYNGRGSFTVGGERRSARRLAMVAGGTGITPVYQVIQAVLRDQPDDDTEMHLVYANRTEDDMLLRAEIDAWAAAHPARLKVWYVVSKVARPEDGWAYGVGRVDEGVLREHLPLGGDGETLALVCGPPAMLECTVRPGLEKMGYDLDKDCLVF; from the exons ATGGCGGCTTCAGTCGACTACAAGCGCCAGGTGTCCACCCACCCATGGCCGAGCAATGCGCAGCCCAAGGGCGCCTTCgacctcttctcctcctccaactcCGGCGGCAGGCGGCGCCCGGGCCCGGACTCGGACTCCGACGACGAGGACAGCATTCCCCCGGACTGGCGCTCGCTCTACAGCCCGCGCCTGGACGTCGAGCCGTCCGTCAAGGACCCGCGCGACGAGGCCACCTCCGACGCCTGGGTGAAGCGCCACCCGGCGCTCGTCCGCCTCACCGGCAAGCACCCCTTCAACTCGgagccgccgctgccccgcctCATGTCCCACGGCTTCATCACCCCGGCCCCGCTCCACTACGTGCGCAACCACGGCGCCGTCCCCAAGGCCGACTGGTCCACCTGGACCATCGAGGTCACCGGCCTCGTCAAGCGCCCGTGCCGGATCACCATGGAGCAGCTCGCCACGGAGTTCGAGGCGGTGGAGCTGCCCGTCACGCTGGTGTGCGCGGGGAACCGGCGCAAGGAGCAGAACATGGTGCGCCAGTCGGCGGGCTTCAACTGGGGCCCCGGGGCGGTGTCCACCTCCGTGTGGCGGGGCGCGCGCCTCCGCGACGTGCTGCGGCGATGCCGCGTCATGGGCGAGGCCGCCGGCGCCGACAACGTATGCTTCGAGGGCGCCGAGGACCTGCCGGGCGGGGGAGGGTGCAAGTACGGCACCAGCCTCCGCCGCGCCGTCGCCATGGACCCCGCCCGCGACGTCATCCTCGCATACATGCAGAACGGAGAGCCGCTCGCGCCCGACCACGGCTTCCCCGTGCGCCTCATCGTGCCGGGCTTCATCGGCGGGCGGATGGTCAAGTGGGTGAAGCGCATACTGGTGGCGTGCAACGAGTCCGAGAGCTACTACCATTACCGGGATAACCGCGTGCTGCCGTCGCACGTCGACGCCGAGCTTGCCAATGCCGAAG CTTGGTGGTACAAGCCGGAGTGCATGATCAACGAGCTCAACATCAACTCGGTGATCGCCACGCCGGGACACGACGAGGTGCTACCCATCAACGCGCTGACGACGCAGAAGCCGTATACGATGAAGGGATATGCATACTCCG GTGGTGGCAGGAAAGTTACGCGGGTGGAGGTGACCCTGGACGGCGGCGAGACATGGCAGGTGTGCGACCTCGACCACCCGGAGCGGCCGACCAAGTACGGAAAGTACTGGTGCTGGTGCTTCTGGTCGGTCGACGTCGAGGTCTTGGACCTGATGGGGGCGAAGGAGATCGCCGTGCGAGCGTGGGACGAGGCCCTCAACACCCAGCCGGAGAAGCTCATCTGGAACCTGATGGGGATGATGAACAACTGCTGGTTCCGGGTGAAGATCAACGTGTGTCGGCCGCACAAGGGCGAGATCGGGCTGGTGTTCGAGCACCCCACGCAGCCGGGCAACCAGTCCGGCGGCTGGATGGCGCGGCAGAAGCACATCCAGACGACCTCCGAGACCACGCAGGGCACGCTGAAGCGGAGCACCTCCACGCCCTTCATGGCCACCGCCTCCACGCAGTACACCATGTCCGAGGTGCGCCGGCACGCGTCCAAGGAGTCGGCGTGGATCGTGGTCCACGGCCACGTCTACGACTGCACGGGCTTCCTCAAGGACCACCCCGGCGGCGCTGACAGCATCCTCATCAACGCCGGCTCCGACTGCACCGAGGAGTTCGACGCCATCCACTCCGCGAAAGCACGGGGTCTCCTCGAGATGTACCGTGTGGGGGAGCTCGTCGTCACCGGTCCCGACTACGTGTCACCGCAGAGCAGCCACGCCGACCTCACCGCCATCGTCGAGGCCCCTCCTTCCGCGCCTGAGGCGCCGCCCGTCTCGACCGTCGCGCTCTCCAACCCGCGGGAGAAGGTGCCGTGCCGGCTCGTGGGCAAGAAGAACGTGTCCGACAACGTGCGCCTGTTCCGGCTCGCGCTGCCGTCGCCGGACCAGAAGCTCGGGCTGCCGGTTGGCAAGCACGTGTACGTGTGCGCGTCCATCGGCGGCAAGCTCTGCATGCGCGCGTACACGCCGACGAGCTCCGTGGAGGAGGTCGGCCACGTGGAGCTCCTCATCAAGATCTACTTCAAGGACGAGGACCCCAAGTTCCCCGCCGGCGGGCTGCTGTCCCAGTACCTGGACTCCCTGCCGCTGGGCGCGCCCGTCAGCATCAAGGGCCCCGTGGGCCACATCGAGTACAACGGCCGCGGCAGCTTCACGGTGGGCGGCGAGCGCCGGTCCGCGCGCCGGCTCGCCATGGTGGCCGGCGGGACGGGGATCACGCCGGTGTACCAGGTGATCCAGGCCGTGCTGAGGGACCAGCCCGACGACGACACGGAGATGCACCTGGTGTACGCGAACCGGACGGAGGACGACATGCTGCTGCGGGCGGAGATCGACGCGTGGGCCGCCGCGCACCCGGCGCGGCTCAAGGTGTGGTACGTGGTGAGCAAGGTGGCGCGCCCGGAGGACGGGTGGGCGTACGGGGTGGGGAGGGTGGACGAGGGGGTGCTCAGGGAGCACCTGCCTCTGGGCGGCGACGGCGAGACGCTCGCGCTCGTGTGCGGGCCGCCGGCGATGCTCGAGTGCACGGTGCGGCCAGGCCTGGAGAAGATGGGGTATGACCTCGACAAGGATTGCCTCGTCTTCTGA